A single genomic interval of Penicillium psychrofluorescens genome assembly, chromosome: 2 harbors:
- a CDS encoding uncharacterized protein (ID:PFLUO_002396-T1.cds;~source:funannotate), with protein sequence MMQTTHSNIQHKVAKLQANSLRLKRELFLLHRHVKAFHHPLLETWEADMLTRLIEMVYTRQCLRLPGGISVGDVLFTERDLLSRAYNIAARRIRIDTLWSLGLSDKYHEALKRYDEVTIYRSSNPFETEAPFARWLVTEKEKRPQVYEFWSKLFPVCCGRTVEECSAL encoded by the exons ATGATGCAAACAACCCACTCCAATATCCAGCACAAGGTCGCAAAGTTGCAGGCAAACTCGCTTCGGCTGAAGCGCGagctcttccttctccatcggCACGTCAAAGCGTTTCACCACCCGCTCCTCGAGACATGGGAAGCGGACATGCTCACTCGTCTCATTGAGATGGTGTATACCCGCCAATGCCTCAGGTTGCCCGGTGGCATTTCCGTTGGCGATGTTTTGTTCACGGAACGGGATCTGCTCTCTCGGGCGTACAACATTGCGGCGAGGCGTATTCGTATTGATACTCTCTGGAGCCTTGGGCTTTCGGACAAGTACCATGAGGCTCTGAAGCGTTATGACGAG GTGACTATCTATCGAAGCTCCAACCCATTCGAGACCGAGGCGCCGTTTGCTCGCTGGTTGGTAACCGAAAAAGAGAAACGACCCCAGGTGTACGAGTTCTGGTCGAAGCTCTTCCCCGTGTGCTGTGGCCGGACCGTGGAGGAGTGCAGTGCCCTCTAA
- a CDS encoding uncharacterized protein (ID:PFLUO_002397-T1.cds;~source:funannotate), with product MSKAIYISPIDGKPGKPGQVYYPLSLRTVPKPSPQGKELLVKLTAASLNHRDLFLRQHLYPGLTFDVPLLADGAGVVVGAGPNVSNPEKWQGKRVILNPGVGWKDSPDGPEEATGYRIMGGTKVYDKGTLQEYIAIEEGEVEEVPSHLSDAEAAALPLTGLTGWRALVSKAGERNSGKGAAVLVTGIGGGVALMALRFAAARGADVFVTSSSEEKIQKAVQLGAKGGVNYKEAGWDKKLLGMLPSGKKNFDAIIDGAGGDSIEKAARLLKAGGVISVYGMTVSPKMPFLMQAVLKNIDVRGSTMGSRKEFKEMVEFVKTHKIHPVVSRVLQTDLEDLAGIDGLFEDMKQGKQFGKLVVEFGKSGPSKL from the exons ATGTCCAAGGCGATCTATATCTCGCCCATTGACGGCAAGCCCGGCAAACCAGGGCAGGTCTACTACCCACTGTCACTGCGCACAGTTCCCAAGCCATCGCCGCAGGGCAAAGAGTTGCTTGTGAAGCTAACTGCCGCCTCGCTCAATCACCGagatctcttcctccgacagcACCTCTACCCCGGGTTGACATTCGATGTGCCACTTCTAGCCGACGGCGCGGGCGTAGTGGTTGGCGCTGGCCCCAATGTCTCGAACCCGGAGAAATGGCAGGGCAAGCGGGTGATTCTGAACCCCGGCGTGGGCTGGAAGGACTCGCCGGACGGACCTGAAGAAGCGACGGGTTACCGCATTATGGGAGGGACCAAGGTCTATGACAAGGGTACTTTGCAGGAATATATCGCCATtgaggaaggggaagtcgaagaagtgcCCTCGCACCTCTCCGATGCggaagctgctgctctgccgCTGACGGGACTGACCGGGTGGCGGGCCCTCGTGTCGAAGGCGGGCGAGCGGAACTCGGGCAAGGGGGCTGCTGTGTTAGTGACTGGCATTGGCGGAGGCGTTGCGCTGATGGCCCTGAGGTTtgcagctgctcgaggtGCTGATGTCTTCGTGACGAGTTcgagcgaggagaagatccaaaagGCTGTGCAATTGGGAGCCAAGGGGGGTGTCAATTATAAAGAGGCCGGATGGGATAAGAAACTTCTGGGCATGCTGCCctcgggcaagaagaacttcgatgccatcatcgacggtgctggtggtgattcCATCGAGAAGGCCGCCAGGCTGCTCAAG GCTGGTGGTGTGATTTCTGTGTATGGCATGACGGTGTCTCCCAAGATGCCCTTCCTGATGCAGGCGGTGCTGAAGAACATCGACGTGCGAGGCTCGACCATGGGCTCTCGCAAGGAGTtcaaggagatggtggagtTTGTCAAGACCCACAAGATCCATCCGGTAGTGTCGCGGGTATTGCAGACGGACCTGGAGGATCTGGCTGGAATCGACGGGCTGTTTGAGGATATGAAGCAGGGCAAGCAATTTGGCAAGTTGGTGGTGGAGTTTGGCAAGTCCGGGCCCAGCAAGCTTTAG